From one Leptospiraceae bacterium genomic stretch:
- a CDS encoding CYTH domain-containing protein, translated as MNEASSEGIQKEYEYKYILTEQIYKVLNNESFKELSIQSNQKIRFTAKSKKTRPYIYFDTPALDLLNKKAQFSVRKRENDFFITFKKPEYGFENPSLTGRVENNYKLTLTEGEAIFASSSVDSIKTHEAVVKAGIFADIDGSLMKELCRFTVDTSRFSAFIDNQEICEIAIDCISIPNNVTLYELEIEARNSKNKSEGFSSFDKITDKILDYFVEVIRDYTNQDFDFIKNRIILPKFRRVLEHVQKSNFNDSTNIIDWTNGANHLADIVKAQLAADPGNYFFVPSIASYYPHPDFKLQGKAGKEAFLEGRAKIIKFASVYIQTLLKKMNKDNDGFHLWKILLPESEIMLLFQFKATNDLKQGERIIKQMENFLEKQTLSLLDIAGDKEFYNKIQLNFSIGNKNATIDGRGLAKTVRDVTFYNFSSEMPPELLDIHVEEIYSVAYKNLRNLEDKRYDLTKMNIKSPCCGITTNRKDTMYKMILKKATMN; from the coding sequence GTGAATGAAGCTTCTAGCGAAGGTATACAAAAAGAATACGAATACAAATATATTTTAACCGAACAGATTTATAAAGTTTTAAACAATGAATCTTTCAAAGAATTATCCATTCAGTCCAATCAGAAAATTCGATTCACTGCAAAGAGTAAGAAGACTAGACCTTATATTTATTTTGATACGCCCGCCTTGGATTTATTAAATAAAAAAGCACAATTCAGCGTTCGCAAAAGAGAGAATGATTTTTTTATCACCTTCAAAAAACCTGAATACGGTTTTGAGAATCCTTCTCTAACAGGTAGAGTAGAGAATAATTACAAGTTAACGCTCACTGAAGGAGAAGCAATCTTTGCCTCATCCTCAGTGGATTCGATAAAAACACACGAAGCAGTCGTGAAGGCAGGAATTTTTGCAGACATAGATGGCTCACTTATGAAAGAACTCTGCCGCTTCACTGTGGATACGAGTCGTTTTTCTGCATTCATTGATAATCAAGAAATTTGCGAGATAGCAATTGATTGCATTTCTATTCCAAACAATGTTACCCTCTACGAATTAGAAATTGAAGCCCGTAATTCTAAGAATAAATCAGAAGGATTTAGCTCTTTCGATAAAATAACGGATAAAATTCTAGATTACTTTGTTGAGGTTATTCGTGATTATACGAACCAAGATTTTGACTTCATAAAGAATAGAATCATACTTCCGAAATTCAGGCGAGTTCTTGAGCATGTGCAAAAATCAAACTTCAATGATTCCACAAATATTATAGATTGGACAAACGGGGCAAACCATTTAGCTGATATAGTCAAGGCACAATTAGCCGCAGATCCGGGAAATTATTTTTTTGTTCCAAGCATTGCTTCTTATTATCCTCATCCTGATTTTAAACTACAAGGCAAAGCAGGAAAGGAAGCATTTCTAGAAGGTAGAGCTAAAATAATTAAGTTTGCCTCTGTATACATCCAAACTCTCTTAAAAAAAATGAACAAAGACAATGATGGTTTTCATTTATGGAAAATTCTTTTACCGGAAAGTGAAATCATGCTTTTATTTCAATTCAAAGCAACCAATGATTTGAAACAAGGAGAAAGAATCATTAAACAAATGGAAAACTTTCTAGAGAAGCAAACATTGAGTTTGCTCGATATTGCAGGTGACAAAGAATTTTACAATAAAATCCAATTGAATTTTAGCATTGGAAATAAAAATGCAACGATAGACGGCAGAGGTCTTGCGAAAACTGTCCGTGATGTAACATTCTATAATTTTTCTTCTGAAATGCCTCCAGAGCTTTTAGACATTCACGTAGAAGAAATTTATTCCGTTGCGTATAAGAACCTTCGAAACCTAGAAGACAAACGATATGATCTAACAAAAATGAATATCAAAAGTCCTTGTTGCGGTATAACAACCAACAGAAAAGACACTATGTATAAGATGATCCTAAAAAAAGCAACAATGAATTAA